The region CTTACCCGGCGCTTTGAGGCCGACTTGATAGGTACCTGGCGCGGCAATAAAGGCGAGCTGAAAGAGTGGTTTCGCTTCGACGACGGGGAGAAGTCAACCAGAGTCTGGCAGCTCGAGAAAACCGCGGATAACCGCTATAAAGGCACCGCAGGTGATGTGATTGGGGTCGCGCAAGGCGAAACGGCAGGGTCGGCTCTGTATTGGCGATATCAGCTGGAAATCCAATATCAGGGTAAGCCGCTGGAGGTGACGCTAGACGACTGGATGTATTTGGTTAACGAAAAACGCTTGTTTAACCGCACAGAAATCATCAAATGGGGTTTTAAAGTCGGGGAAGTTATCCTCATCATTGAAAAGCATGATACTTAAAACCAAACAGAACTTGACGTTGAAAAGGCCTGCACAAGCAGGCCTTTATGTTTTTAGCTGAAGTAATATAAGCCGTAACCCACAAGCAAGGCGGGTATCGCCGAGTAAAGGGTGGCCAGAGCGGCGGCCCCGGGGGCCAGCGCCAGTGCCGGGAATAGGGCATCACCGTCGTTGGCGATGGCGTTCGCAGCTAATGCACTGAAAGGTAAGACACCCTGAATATACAAGCTGGTGACGACAATCTGTGGCCCACAGCCGGGCAGCATACCAATTGCAATGGCAATCAGCGGCGCAAATACTGCGTACTCTGAGAACCAGGCCGCCAGGTCCAGGCCAAACAAGGCAACGGACAGTTCATACAGCATAAAGCTGGCTACAACCCAGGCGGTCACAAAGTGGGTGTCGTGGATGACCTTGGCCAGTTTGGAAGGGGGATCCTGCTCATCGTCCTCGGCGGTGACTTCGCGGTAGCTTTGGCCTTTTGAAGACAATGCCCAGATAGTCAGGGCGAACAGGGCCAGCGCTGCGCCTGCCAGCTCAACAGGCTTGGTTAATATGCCCAGGTCCGTATTAAAAGCGATAAGCAGCGCGATAACCACACAAGGTAGTAAAACCCAGCGCCATACAGGCTCGCTGAAGCGGATAGCGCTGGGTGGCGTTTTGCACTCTATGGCGGTTCTGCTGTGCCTGCTGGGTTGGCAAAATTCAGGTTTGTGCAGCATATTAACCACCAAACCACTGACGATTCCCACAGCCACACCCAGGGCGATGATAGTCAGGCCTTCGAGCGGCTTCTTAGCCAGAAGCAGGAAAGCGGCATCGCCCATGGTTGCCGTCAATACAGCAACCACGGAGGCAAAACTTGCCTGTCCTTTGGTGAACTGAGTGACCACGATGATTGCACCGCCGCAGCCGGGTAGCGCCCCGAGTATTGCGGCCATTGAGATCTCCAATAGCGGCGACCTGGCTTTGAGATAACTGAGCTCTAACTGAGGCAGTCTGTCGATAAGAAAGTAATAGATTGCCAGGGTACCGGCGACAAACACACTCACCTGAAAAAACGCGTCGGCGAGCGTGGCAATGGTTAAAGTGCGCAGAGGGTCAAATAGCAATGCCAGACAGATTAACATCGGTAGCAGCAAGCGCTTGTTTGCCAGTAACGAAGAGAGAGCTGAGCTGCGTTTGGTGGTTGTAGAGTAGGATTGTGAGAGCATAAAAAGTGCAACCGGTTGAAAACACAGTTGCACTTTAGAATGTTATTAAATGAAAATCAATATCATTTGTATTTATTTGTTGCGTTGAAACTCAGAGGTTGCTTTCCAGGTCGGCCATTCACTCTGCTGAGAAATGTCGTACCCTACCTGGAAGAACAATTGCAGATCCTGCACAGCACCGCTTAAATCCCATTCTTCACGGTAGCGATCACAAGGTTGGTGATAACAACCACGTAGAACCAGGCTCATACGCTTACGGTATTGCTCAGTGGCTTCGTCACGCGCTTCAGTACCACCACCGGCATACATTGCCGGGACGCCCATATTAGCAAAGGCGAAATGATCTGAACGATAGTAGCCACCTGCTGCCGGACGTGGATCGCCAGAGACAACACGGTCCTGTGCTTTTGCGGCGGTTTCCAGCATTTCGTCCAGTGATGACTTGCCAATACCCACAACACTGATGTCTTTTACTTTGCCCAGCAAGTTCAGGCTGTCCATATTAATGTTGGCAACCGTTTTATCCGCAGGGATAACCGGGTTTGCTGCATAAAATTTTGAGCCCAGCAGGCCTTGCTCTTCCGCAGTCACGGCCAGGAAAGTGATTGAACGGTCCGGCTTAACAGGCAGCTTGCTGAAGGCTTCGGCGACTTCAATCATGCCACCTGTACCGGTTGCATTATCGTGTGCGCCGTTGTAAATCTTATCGCCTTTACGGTTAGGATCTGTGCCCAAGTGATCCCAGTGTGCAGAGTAAATGATGTGCTCGTCACTGTGCTTGGCACCAGGCAGGGTCGCTATGAAGTTATAAGACGTTGAGGTGCTGATTTTACTTTTCACAGTAACAGACGCGGTTAAGTCGCCCATGTCTACGTGATAGGCACCGGCCGCCGCTTTTTCTTTTGCTTCGGCAAAGTCCAGACCCGCTTTTGCAAATAGCTCTTTAGCCACGTCGCTGGTCACCCAACCTTCGACAGCGACGCGGTCCATGTTGTTGTTTTCTTTTTGGAAGCCAAACTGAGGACCACTCCACGAATTCTCTACAACACTCCAAGGGTAAGAGGCTGGTGCGGTTTCGTGTACGATAATAGCGCCTGCAGCGCCCTGACGGCTTGCTTCTTCATATTTGTAAGTCCAGCGACCATAGTAAGTCATGGCTTCACCCGTGAACAAAGCTGGGTCCTTACGCGCAAAGCCTGGGTCGTTTACCAGCATGACCACAGTTTTTCCACGTACATCCAGACCTTCGTAATCGTTCCAGCCATATTCAGGCGCATTGACTCCATAGCCGACAAACACCAATTCAGAATCTTTAATCGACTCTAATTTACTGATACGGCCTGTGCCCATTACCATGTCTTTCTTATATTCGTAGTCTTTACCACCAATACTTAGTGTCATGTTAGGGTCAGCTTCGATAGATACTAAAGGGACTTCCTGGAAGAAGCTGTCACCATTGCCAGGTTGGAAACCCAGCTCAGTGAAATGTTTCTTAAGATAGGCCAGAGTCAGTTCTTCGCCTTTGGTAGAAGGGGCGCGTCCACCAAACTCGTCAGAAGCCAGTGTTTTAACGTGGGTTGCCAGTTGCTCGGCATTGATGCTGTTATAAGCGGCGGTTACATCGCCAGGCTGATTGGTTTGTGTTGCCATACAGCCAGCTAACACAGCAACAGACAGTGCGCTTAGCGCTAGTTTTAGTTTCATAGTGTTATTTATCTTCGCTTGTTGTTATATGCCGCTAGTATAACGTTATTTACACCGTTATTTCGACTTTTGGCGATAATTGACTAAATTGGCGGTTTACTAAACAAAGTAAGCTTGGGGTATTGGCTTTGGGTAAGGTAAAATGCCAGCTTTGAACACTGCCTGAGAAAGACATATCGGCAATATGAATAAATTCACCGCGCCAGAGCACTGGCATGCAAACCTGTTCAGTCAGGCACCTTTTGAACATTTAGAAGAACTGTTTTCACTTAGCCAGCACACTGACTGGCCGTCATTCGACTGGCTGAATGGCCAAAAAGATCAGCAACACAATCGGGATGTGGTATTTACACCCAATAGTGAGCTGGAAGGCGAAACTCTGTATTACGAAGAGATTATCGCTCAAACAAATCGTATTCCCACCCGAGAAAATAACTGGCATGATTTTTTTGGCGCACTGATCTGGTGCCTGTTTCCACAAACGAAGTCTTTGTTGAATCGCTTGCATATGCAGGAAATCGGCGAACATGGCCTGAAACAGCGCAGTAAAAAGCGTAATGCACTGACATTATTCGACGAATGTGGGGTGGTATTGGCGGTACCTGATATCAGCTGGCAAACGGCATTACGCGCCCACCAATGGCAGGAAGTATTTTATGAATACAGTGCGATGTGGCATCACAACCTGCTACCCTTTGTATTTGGTCATGCAAACTACGAAATGCTGACCAAACCTTTTATTGGTCTTACGGGCAAGGTCATTTGCATCGAAGTAGATGAAGCTTTTTATCACTTGCCTTTAAAGCTTCAGTATCGTCATTTAGACCAGAAACTGGTAGATATGATAGAGCGTCAGGGGTTGCTGGATAACAATAAGCACATGTCACCTCTACCATTACTTGGGATACCCCAATGGCATCTGGGTGAGCAGGACCTGGCTTTTTATAGCGATACTGATTATTTCCGCCCCAAAAGACTGCCGTCAGCAAAAAAGGACACACAGTGATACAGGTTGAGGGTTTAAAAAAACGCTTTAAGCTCAGCAGGGAGCATAATAAAAATAAAACCAGTGGCGACCCCAGAGAAAGAGACGGTTATTTTCATTCCGTTGAATCTGTGTCGTTTCGCTGCCAAAAAGGGGAAGTACTGGGGCTACTCGGCCCCAATGGAGCTGGTAAAACTACAACGCTCAGATTGTTGTCAACGGCACTGTCTCCTGATAGCGGGGCTATCATTGTCGCAGGGCAAGATATCGTCAAACACCCGCTACATGGCCGGCGTCATATCGGTTTTTTGTCGGGGACTACCGGCCTGTATGGGCGCCTGAGTGCAAAAGAAAATGTCGAGTACTTTGGCAGATTGCATGGCCTAAAAGGCAAAAAGTTAAAAGACCGCTGTGAACTATTGTTCGAAACGCTGGATATGACCTCTTTCCTGGACAAGCGCTCAGAAAGTTTATCTACCGGTATGAAACAGAAAACCAGCATTGCTCGTGCGGTGGTTCATGACCCGCAGGTGGTTATCCTGGACGAGCCAACAACGGGTCTGGATATCATGACCAAACAAACTTTACTGTCTTTTATCAGGCAACTAAAAGAACAGGGGACGCCAGTTATTTTCTCTACGCATCATCTTGATGAAGTCGACATGTTATGCGATCGAGTTTGCGTGATTGACAAAGGTATTAGCTGTTTTGAAGGCGACCTGGTAGCTTTTCGCGAGCAGGGACAAAACAGCGAGCTCAATCAGGCGTTTTTAAAGATCATTCAGAGAGGCGAACATGTTTGAAGTCATGTTAAAGGAGCTGCGTGAATTACTCAGAGACAGGAAAACACTATTTTTTGTCATTGCGCTGCCGATTGTTATCTTCCCTATTTTATTCGCCTTTGTCGCTTTTCTGACTTCCAAGGCAGCCTTAGAGGCAGAGCAAAAGGTTCACACGTTTTATGTGGTTAACGAGGACTTTGCCCGTCCTTTCGCTGAGACCTTGTTCTATCATCGCAGTTTTAAACGCTATGAGGGCGATACTAAGCTCGACAGTGTTGACGCACTCAGTGATGCTGTCAGAAGAGGTATTATTGACGTGGGGATCTACATTCCGTCAATTCCACAGGAACAGGTGACTCTGGGTGAACAAACTCGGTTTCAGGTGATTTTCAATGATGCGCAGTCTATAAATTACATCTATGGTCGTATAAAAAAGGTCATTGACGAGTATTCCGCCAAACTGACAGCGCAGGCTCTCACTGAACTGGGTGTTGAAGCGAATAAACAAGCGGCTGTGCTTCAACCCGTAATAATGGAAAAGGTGGACACGGCTGACCGGCGCGAAAACATTGGTGAGAAAATCGGTGCGTTTATTCCTTATATGCTGATCCCCCTGGTGTTGATGGGTGCCAGCTATCCTGCGATTGATCTCGGTGCTGGTGAGAAAGAGCGTGGTACGCTGGAAACCTTACTACTTACACCTCTGACTCGCACTCAGCTGGTACTTGGTAAGTTTCTGACCATTCTAATTAGTTCTATTGCCTGTGCTCTGGTCACCGTATCCAGCATGGCTATCTGGATTGGGGCTGCAAGTGGATTTGGCGCATTAGATCCTATTCTGAGTGCATTTTCGAGTGTTACACACTGGGATTTCCTGTTGATTTTTGCCCTGTTACTGCCCGTCGCCATGATGTTATCGTCTCTGGTACTGGCGATTTCTATTTATGCTCGCAGCTTTAAAGAGGCACAGAATTACATGGGACCGTTGAGTATGTTGGTGTTTGTGCCTATTGTGGTTTCCGTTTTGCCCAATATGACGCTAAACGCCAAAACCGCCTGGATCCCAATCACCAACGTGGCACTGGCCATCAAGGAAATTGTTAAGGGGACTGTTGATTACCAGGCAGTAGCGCTGATTTTCTTAGCTTCAACTTTGCTCGCTGCGGCACTGCTGGGTTGCTGTGTGCGTTGGTTCAGTCGTGAATCTGTATTATTCAGATAAATTAGTAGCATGGTTAACGCCATGCTACCTCATGCGGTAATTCAGGCTGCCTTGACATCCTCAGGGGAGGTCGCTTCAGGCTCGACCACGGTCAACACCTTCTTAATGTCAGACCAATGCAGCAACTCTATTCGGCCTTGTTCATTTTCTACCAGCGCAGTACAGTTTTCTATCCAGTCGCCATCATTGCAATACACGATACCATCCATGACAGCAATCCTTGGTTGATGTATGTGACCGCAAATAATGCCATCAACACCACGCTTTTTCGCTTCATGCACCGCTGCTTGCTCGAAAGCATGAATAGCTTCACGGGCTTTATGAACTCGGTTCTTTAGCCATGAAGCCAAAGACCAGTAGTGTCCGCCATAAAGCCTGCGGACCCGATTGGTCCAGCGGTTAAGAAACAGTAAGAAATCATACGCCGCATCGCCGATGATACTGATCAGCTTGTTATAGCGGGTTGCTGAATCAAAATCATCACCATGCAACAACAGAAATTGCTTGCCTGCAGACGTAGTATGAATATAGGTTTTGTGTACTTCAACATGAAACAGAGTTTTACCTACGTAATTTCGGAAAGTTTCATCGTGATTACCGGGAATGTAGATGACTTTAGTGCCATTTTCAGCCTTGTGCTGAATACATTCCAGTACCTGATAGTGGCTGGAATGCCAGAAAAACTGCCTTTTGAGTGACCATAGGTCAACGATGTCACCGACAAGATACAGGGTATCGCAACGTGTGCTGTTCAGAAAATCCAGCAGAAATTCGGCTTTGCAATCTTTATAGCCCAGATGTACATCAGAGATCC is a window of Pseudoalteromonas sp. R3 DNA encoding:
- a CDS encoding DUF3833 domain-containing protein — translated: MKLVITLLLALALSGCTSKTIADYSDTKPELALEQFFEGELTAYGIVLDRSGNLTRRFEADLIGTWRGNKGELKEWFRFDDGEKSTRVWQLEKTADNRYKGTAGDVIGVAQGETAGSALYWRYQLEIQYQGKPLEVTLDDWMYLVNEKRLFNRTEIIKWGFKVGEVILIIEKHDT
- a CDS encoding putative manganese transporter; the encoded protein is MLSQSYSTTTKRSSALSSLLANKRLLLPMLICLALLFDPLRTLTIATLADAFFQVSVFVAGTLAIYYFLIDRLPQLELSYLKARSPLLEISMAAILGALPGCGGAIIVVTQFTKGQASFASVVAVLTATMGDAAFLLLAKKPLEGLTIIALGVAVGIVSGLVVNMLHKPEFCQPSRHSRTAIECKTPPSAIRFSEPVWRWVLLPCVVIALLIAFNTDLGILTKPVELAGAALALFALTIWALSSKGQSYREVTAEDDEQDPPSKLAKVIHDTHFVTAWVVASFMLYELSVALFGLDLAAWFSEYAVFAPLIAIAIGMLPGCGPQIVVTSLYIQGVLPFSALAANAIANDGDALFPALALAPGAAALATLYSAIPALLVGYGLYYFS
- a CDS encoding M28 family metallopeptidase, translating into MKLKLALSALSVAVLAGCMATQTNQPGDVTAAYNSINAEQLATHVKTLASDEFGGRAPSTKGEELTLAYLKKHFTELGFQPGNGDSFFQEVPLVSIEADPNMTLSIGGKDYEYKKDMVMGTGRISKLESIKDSELVFVGYGVNAPEYGWNDYEGLDVRGKTVVMLVNDPGFARKDPALFTGEAMTYYGRWTYKYEEASRQGAAGAIIVHETAPASYPWSVVENSWSGPQFGFQKENNNMDRVAVEGWVTSDVAKELFAKAGLDFAEAKEKAAAGAYHVDMGDLTASVTVKSKISTSTSYNFIATLPGAKHSDEHIIYSAHWDHLGTDPNRKGDKIYNGAHDNATGTGGMIEVAEAFSKLPVKPDRSITFLAVTAEEQGLLGSKFYAANPVIPADKTVANINMDSLNLLGKVKDISVVGIGKSSLDEMLETAAKAQDRVVSGDPRPAAGGYYRSDHFAFANMGVPAMYAGGGTEARDEATEQYRKRMSLVLRGCYHQPCDRYREEWDLSGAVQDLQLFFQVGYDISQQSEWPTWKATSEFQRNK
- a CDS encoding DUF3025 domain-containing protein gives rise to the protein MNKFTAPEHWHANLFSQAPFEHLEELFSLSQHTDWPSFDWLNGQKDQQHNRDVVFTPNSELEGETLYYEEIIAQTNRIPTRENNWHDFFGALIWCLFPQTKSLLNRLHMQEIGEHGLKQRSKKRNALTLFDECGVVLAVPDISWQTALRAHQWQEVFYEYSAMWHHNLLPFVFGHANYEMLTKPFIGLTGKVICIEVDEAFYHLPLKLQYRHLDQKLVDMIERQGLLDNNKHMSPLPLLGIPQWHLGEQDLAFYSDTDYFRPKRLPSAKKDTQ
- a CDS encoding ATP-binding cassette domain-containing protein, yielding MIQVEGLKKRFKLSREHNKNKTSGDPRERDGYFHSVESVSFRCQKGEVLGLLGPNGAGKTTTLRLLSTALSPDSGAIIVAGQDIVKHPLHGRRHIGFLSGTTGLYGRLSAKENVEYFGRLHGLKGKKLKDRCELLFETLDMTSFLDKRSESLSTGMKQKTSIARAVVHDPQVVILDEPTTGLDIMTKQTLLSFIRQLKEQGTPVIFSTHHLDEVDMLCDRVCVIDKGISCFEGDLVAFREQGQNSELNQAFLKIIQRGEHV
- a CDS encoding ABC transporter permease; translation: MFEVMLKELRELLRDRKTLFFVIALPIVIFPILFAFVAFLTSKAALEAEQKVHTFYVVNEDFARPFAETLFYHRSFKRYEGDTKLDSVDALSDAVRRGIIDVGIYIPSIPQEQVTLGEQTRFQVIFNDAQSINYIYGRIKKVIDEYSAKLTAQALTELGVEANKQAAVLQPVIMEKVDTADRRENIGEKIGAFIPYMLIPLVLMGASYPAIDLGAGEKERGTLETLLLTPLTRTQLVLGKFLTILISSIACALVTVSSMAIWIGAASGFGALDPILSAFSSVTHWDFLLIFALLLPVAMMLSSLVLAISIYARSFKEAQNYMGPLSMLVFVPIVVSVLPNMTLNAKTAWIPITNVALAIKEIVKGTVDYQAVALIFLASTLLAAALLGCCVRWFSRESVLFR
- a CDS encoding UDP-2,3-diacylglucosamine diphosphatase, producing MTQTYYPTIWISDVHLGYKDCKAEFLLDFLNSTRCDTLYLVGDIVDLWSLKRQFFWHSSHYQVLECIQHKAENGTKVIYIPGNHDETFRNYVGKTLFHVEVHKTYIHTTSAGKQFLLLHGDDFDSATRYNKLISIIGDAAYDFLLFLNRWTNRVRRLYGGHYWSLASWLKNRVHKAREAIHAFEQAAVHEAKKRGVDGIICGHIHQPRIAVMDGIVYCNDGDWIENCTALVENEQGRIELLHWSDIKKVLTVVEPEATSPEDVKAA